Proteins encoded together in one Impatiens glandulifera chromosome 1, dImpGla2.1, whole genome shotgun sequence window:
- the LOC124920009 gene encoding probable trehalose-phosphate phosphatase H has product MGCSTEGGGCKITKENVASAAQKPPAIPGGFISISRTRKKILLQNLEINCGTKSWVDSMKASSPTHVNSTSPLSQDLQTNWIEKHPSALDMFDQIKKTFKGKQIVMFLDYDGTLSPIVDDPDKAFMSDAMRSTVRKLARNFPTAIVSGRCRDKVYSFVKLSELYYAGSHGMDIKGPSKGSKYNQTQDDGSVLFQPASELVPMIDEVCTTLMEKTKSIVGAMVENNKFCASVHFRCVDENKWSELAHQVRSVLKEYPKLRLTQGRKVLEIRPSIKWDKGKALEFLLESLGYANCANVFPIYIGDDRTDEDAFKVLREREEGFGILVSRTPKETNAAYILQDPSEVMEFLKKLVKWRRMTMKSQHLNKLRERLQDQLKVSSSLS; this is encoded by the exons AACCTCCGGCAATCCCCGGCGGTTTCATTAGTATTTCTCGAACAAGAAAGAAGATTCTTCTCCAAAACCTAGAAATCAACTGTGGAACAAAATCATGGGTTGATTCCATGAAAGCTTCATCTCCAACTCATGTCAATTCTACTTCTCCTCTTTCTCAAGATCTCCAAACTAACTGGATT GAGAAACATCCATCAGCCCTagacatgtttgatcaaataaaaaaaacatttaaaggAAAACAAATTGTCATGTTCTTGGACTATGATGGAACTCTATCTCCCATAGTTGATGATCCCGACAAAGCCTTCATGTCTGATGCC ATGAGATCAACAGTTAGAAAACTTGCAAGAAATTTCCCCACCGCCATAGTCAGTGGTAGATGCAGAGATAAG gtATATAGTTTTGTCAAATTATCTGAGTTGTACTATGCTGGAAGTCATGGTATGGATATTAAAGGCCCTTCCAAAGGTTCCAAATACAACCAAACTCag gatGATGGGTCGGTTCTATTTCAACCCGCCAGTGAATTGGTACCAATGATAGACGAG GTATGCACGACACTGATGGAGAAAACAAAATCGATTGTTGGAGCCATGGTCGAAAATAACAAGTTTTGTGCATCCGTCCACTTTCGTTGTGTGGATGAAAAT AAATGGAGTGAACTTGCACATCAGGTTAGGTCAGTGTTGAAGGAGTATCCAAAACTTCGATTAACCCAAGGAAGGAAG gtATTGGAGATCCGTCCAAGTATAAAATGGGACAAAGGGAAGGCCCTTGAATTTTTGCTTGAATCACTTG GATATGCCAATTGCGCAAATGTCTTCCCGATTTATATTGGAGATGATCGGACAGATGAGGATGCCTTTAAG GTTTTGAGGGAAAGGGAAGAAGGGTTTGGTATTTTGGTATCCAGAACTCCCAAGGAAACAAATGCAGCATACATTTTACAAGACCCTTCTGAG gTGATGGAGTTTCTAAAAAAGTTGGTTAAATGGAGGAGAATGACAATGAAATCACAACACTTGAATAAGCTTAGAGAACGTCTTCAAGATCAGCTCAAAGTCTCGTCGAGTCTCAGCTAG